The nucleotide sequence TGCCTGCTGCCGAATCGCGTCGATTAGCCGCTGACCAATCTGACGGTTACGGTAGGCCGGGTCAACTGCTACCGAGCGGAGCAGCCCCGCATCGGCGTACGATTCGACACCCGCCGACCCAACGAGCCGATCTCCTGCAAAGACCAGTTGAAAACCCGATAGGTTATTGGGCAGATCCTCGGTTGGCAGACCGACTGCTTCCAGCAGGCTGATAAGGCTCAGGCGATCATGGGCGGTAGCGGTCCGGGTTTGAAGATTGGTTGATATAGTTGTCATGAGCGATGCATTAACAGCAGCCGCTGCCGGGTTGGCAGGCCTTA is from Spirosoma taeanense and encodes:
- the arsN2 gene encoding arsenic resistance N-acetyltransferase ArsN2 — its product is MTTISTNLQTRTATAHDRLSLISLLEAVGLPTEDLPNNLSGFQLVFAGDRLVGSAGVESYADAGLLRSVAVDPAYRNRQIGQRLIDAIRQQAQQTGLSTLYLITTTADTYFGRLGFTPVERINVPEPIAQTQQFSSLCPSSAVVMKQLLKVV